The window CCCGGCTCGTCCGGGAACTGCTGCCGGACGAGCCGGAGACCACCGGGCTGCTCGCGCTTCTGATCCTGACCGACGCCCGGCGCCCGGCCCGGTTCGAGGGCGGGACGCTCGTCCCGCTCACCGAGCAGGACCGGGACCGCTGGCTGCGGCCGCAGATCGCCGAGGGGCACGCGCTGGTTCGCGAGTGCCTGCGCGTGCAGCGGCCGGGTTACTACCAGATCCTGGCCGCGATCAACGCCGTCCACACCGACGGCGCGGCCACCGACTGGCGGCAGGTGCTCGCGCTCTACGACCAGCTGTCGATCGTGGCGCCGTCGCCGGTCGTCGCGCTCAACCGGGCGGTGGCGCTCGCCGAGGTGGAGGGCCCGGCGGAGGCACTGGCCGTCGTCGACGCGCTCGACCTGGTGCCGTACCACGCCTGGCACGCGACCCGCGCCGACCTGCTCCGGCGGCTCGATCGTCGGGCGGAGGCGGCCCAGGCCTACGAGGCGGCGATCGCGCTCGCCGACAACCCGGCGGAGCGGGCGTTCCTGGAGGGTCGGCGCGCGCTCGTCACCGGCGGGAGTGCTTGAGTCGGACCGGACGCGGTCGATGGGGGAGCGTGGACTCCGCCACGGGCACCGGCAGCGTGGGCCGGGCCATCCGAACGCTTGCGCGTCGGATCCAGCACGGGGCGGAACCACTCGTCGTGCTGTGCGTCCTGGCCGTGCTGCGCCACCTCGACCTGGCCGGCCGGACGCCGTTCTGGGTGTTCGTGGTGCTGTTGGCGGCCGGTGCCGTGCTGCAGCAGCCGGAGGTCCAGCGGCGGCTCTCCGGCGGCGCGGACGACGGGCGGCTCTGGCTGCGGGTCGGGCTGCGGATCGCGCTCAACACGGCGCTGATCTACGCGATCGGGTGGGGCGCCATGCTGGCCGTCGCCCACCTGCAGATCCTCTCGTGGTTCCTGCGGCAGGCCGGATCGCGGGCCTGGTTGCCGGTCGCGGTGTGCAGCGCCGCCGCGGTCGCGACCGGTGAGGTGGCGGTCGCCGCCGGGCTCTTCACGTACCTGCCGGAGCCCGAGGTGCACGGCGTCGCGGTGCTGATCACGCTCGGCGTCGTGACGACCAGCTACGTGCTCGGCGAGGCCGTCCGGCAGCGGGAGGACGCCGAGGCCGCGCTCCGGCGGAGCGAGGAGCTGTTCCGCGCGGTGGTGCAGGACGGTTCGGACATCATCACGCTCACCGCCGACGACGGGCGGATCGTCTACATCAGCCCGACTGCCGAGCGGATCACCGGCCACCGACTGGAGAGCCTGCTCGGCGACGGGCTGTGGAGGCACATCCACCCGGACGACCAGGCCGATGCCGCGCTGTTCAACACGCGGATCCACCGGAACCCCGACACCGAACACACGATGGAGATCCGGATCCGGCACGCCGACGGCGAGTGGCGCTGGCACGAGTTCGTCGTCCGGAACCTGCTCGCGCATCCCGGTGTCCGCGCCATCGTCGGGCACCACCGCGACGTCCACGACCGGCGGACCGCCCAGGACCGGATCGCCCACGCGGCCATGCACGACGCGCTGACCGGCCTGCTGAACAGCGCGTCGCTGCTGCGGGGGCTGAGCCAGGCCCTGGCCGACGGTGCGTCCGGCGGCTACCCGATCGGCCTGCTCTTCCTCGACCTGGACG is drawn from Cryptosporangium aurantiacum and contains these coding sequences:
- a CDS encoding sensor domain-containing diguanylate cyclase, which codes for MDSATGTGSVGRAIRTLARRIQHGAEPLVVLCVLAVLRHLDLAGRTPFWVFVVLLAAGAVLQQPEVQRRLSGGADDGRLWLRVGLRIALNTALIYAIGWGAMLAVAHLQILSWFLRQAGSRAWLPVAVCSAAAVATGEVAVAAGLFTYLPEPEVHGVAVLITLGVVTTSYVLGEAVRQREDAEAALRRSEELFRAVVQDGSDIITLTADDGRIVYISPTAERITGHRLESLLGDGLWRHIHPDDQADAALFNTRIHRNPDTEHTMEIRIRHADGEWRWHEFVVRNLLAHPGVRAIVGHHRDVHDRRTAQDRIAHAAMHDALTGLLNSASLLRGLSQALADGASGGYPIGLLFLDLDGFKQVNDVHGHAAGDRMLRTISDVLRRTCRERDLVGRMGGDEFAVVLNGVASAEQAASIADALITAVDAAQPADAGPARVGCSIGIALAEPGAIDSDGLLRHADVAMYASKRRGRNGHEVYALSTR